The window TTGAACGGCTCTTCTACGCCACCGTTGAAGAAGAAGGTCACGTGTGCATATTTTTCAGTTTCGGAAATACGCAGCTGGGTTTTGTCGTGCTTCGCCATCCACTCGCCGAGGGTATTCGCCAGAGACGTTGGTGGGTAAGCTACCGCTGTTTTGATGTCGGCCGCGTATTCGGTCAACTGCACAAAGTTGAGGTTAACCACTTTCTTACGCGCGAAGCCATCGAAGTCAGCGTTCACAAACGCGCGGGTGATTTCACGCGCACGGTCAGCACGGAAGTTCATGAAAATAAGCGTATCGCCGTCTTCCATTGCGGCATCGGCCTGGCCTTCTGCGCGGATCACGGTCGCTTTTACGAATTCGTCGTTTTCATCACGAGCATAAGCGGCCTGCAGACCTGCTAATGCGGTGTCAGCCTGGAATTCACCCTGGGCCAGCGTCATCAGGTCATACGCTTTTTCAACGCGATCCCAACGGTTGTCGCGGTCCATGGCGTAGTAACGACCAATAATGGACGCAACGCGACCTTTGCCCAGCGCGGCAAATTTTTCTTCGAATTTTTGCAGCGACTTTTCAGCGCTGCGCGGTGGTGTGTCACGGCCATCGAGGAAGGCGTGCAGATAGATTTTTTCTGCGCCGCGTTCTGCCGCCAGCTCAACCATCGCCAGGATGTGATCTTCGTGGCTGTGTACGCCGCCCGCAGACAGCAGACCCATGATGTGTACTGCTTTGCCGCTATTTTTCGCCTGGTCGACCGCATCGGTCAGTACCGGGTTAGTGAAGAAAGTCCGTTCTTTAATTTCAACATCCAGACGGGTCAGATCCTGATACACGATACGGCCCGCGCCCAGGTTGACGTGACCCACTTCGGAGTTACCCATCTGGCGGTCAGGCAGGCCGACTTCCAGACCAGATGCGTCAATCAGGGTATGTGGACGTTTGGCCCACAGAGCATCCATAACCGGGGTTTTAGCATTAAAAATGGCGTTATCCTGGCTGTCTTCGCGATAGCCGTAGCCATCCAGAATCACCAGTACCATAGGTTTTTTAGAAACCGACATTGCGACAACCTCACACTTAATAGATAAAAATAATTGCGTA of the Citrobacter freundii genome contains:
- the gpmM gene encoding 2,3-bisphosphoglycerate-independent phosphoglycerate mutase, with amino-acid sequence MSVSKKPMVLVILDGYGYREDSQDNAIFNAKTPVMDALWAKRPHTLIDASGLEVGLPDRQMGNSEVGHVNLGAGRIVYQDLTRLDVEIKERTFFTNPVLTDAVDQAKNSGKAVHIMGLLSAGGVHSHEDHILAMVELAAERGAEKIYLHAFLDGRDTPPRSAEKSLQKFEEKFAALGKGRVASIIGRYYAMDRDNRWDRVEKAYDLMTLAQGEFQADTALAGLQAAYARDENDEFVKATVIRAEGQADAAMEDGDTLIFMNFRADRAREITRAFVNADFDGFARKKVVNLNFVQLTEYAADIKTAVAYPPTSLANTLGEWMAKHDKTQLRISETEKYAHVTFFFNGGVEEPFKGEDRILINSPKVATYDLQPEMSSAELTEKLVAAIESGKYDTIICNYPNGDMVGHTGVMDAAVKAVEALDHCVEQVAKAVESVGGQLLITADHGNAEQMRDPSTGQAHTAHTNLPVPLIYVGGKNVKAVDGGKLSDIAPTMLTLMGMEIPQEMTGKPLFIVE